The Pseudomonas triclosanedens genome has a window encoding:
- a CDS encoding acyloxyacyl hydrolase, with product MKKLLSLAALAALSLGQVVTAQAASVTGAVGFTGQNTMTYRLGLGMDWDKSWWESSTGRLTGYWDAGYTYWEGGDQASGRHSLSFSPVFVYEFSGQTVQPFVEAGIGVALFSGSRVGDQDLGGAFNFEDRLGVGLKFNGGQKIGLRAMHYSNAGISQPNDGIESYSLYFTQPL from the coding sequence ATGAAGAAACTACTCTCGCTGGCCGCCTTGGCCGCGCTCTCCCTGGGGCAAGTCGTTACCGCGCAGGCTGCCAGCGTCACTGGAGCCGTTGGCTTCACTGGCCAGAACACCATGACCTATCGCCTGGGGCTGGGCATGGACTGGGACAAGAGTTGGTGGGAGAGTTCCACGGGGCGCCTGACCGGCTACTGGGATGCCGGCTACACCTATTGGGAAGGCGGTGACCAGGCCAGCGGCCGTCACTCGCTCTCGTTCAGCCCGGTCTTCGTCTACGAGTTCTCTGGCCAGACGGTGCAGCCCTTCGTAGAAGCCGGTATCGGCGTGGCGCTGTTCAGCGGTTCCCGCGTCGGTGACCAGGACCTGGGTGGCGCCTTCAACTTCGAGGATCGCCTGGGCGTTGGCCTGAAGTTCAACGGCGGCCAGAAGATCGGCCTTCGTGCGATGCACTACTCCAACGCCGGTATCAGCCAGCCCAACGACGGTATCGAGTCTTACAGCCTTTATTTCACGCAGCCTCTGTAA